In Erythrolamprus reginae isolate rEryReg1 chromosome 10, rEryReg1.hap1, whole genome shotgun sequence, one DNA window encodes the following:
- the MEX3B gene encoding RNA-binding protein MEX3B translates to MPSSLFADMERHGSGGGGGGGGGGETLDDQRALQIALDQLSLLGLDSDETGSLYENEPRKKSVNMTECVPVPSSEHVAEIVGRQGCKIKALRAKTNTYIKTPVRGEEPLFVVTGRKEDVAMARREIISAAEHFSMIRASRNKNTVMNGSVPSPPNLPGQTTIQVRVPYRVVGLVVGPKGATIKRIQQQTHTYIVTPSRDKEPVFEVTGMPENVDRAREEIEAHIAMRTGGLIELIDENDFHANGTDVGFELGGGGTGSLWSKPTPPPPPPPPPPPPASSSSSSSSSSSSSSITPTPARKPFCNYRNDSSSSLGSTSTDSYYGSSGNNSARLADYSPPSPATLGFPHNGAPSNGYNVYGAPAEGLASPDCCPAELPPFDSPPGFDLAPAPPPQVMWSQYERNTSLASPAAFPGSVAAPATNLALFVSGGQRRGVPQAQPPARLSPPLHSSVGGGSLAAAEQHPLARRVRSDPGGRFLAAAVAAAAAASCCSSSSSSSSSSSSCSYPLYANGLGCHLPGLPSDCSPSSSSSASSSSSSSSCSSSGLRRKGSRDCSVCFESEVIAALVPCGHNLFCMECANRICEKNQPQCPVCHSIVTQAIRIFS, encoded by the exons ATGCCCAGTTCGTTGTTTGCGGACATGGAGCGGCATgggagcggcggcggcggaggaggcggcggcggcggagagaCCCTGGATGACCAAAGAGCTCTTCAGATCGCCTTGGATCAACTCTCCCTCCTCGGCTTGGACAGCGACGAGACGGGCTCCCTTTACGAGAACGAGCCGCGCAAAAAGAGCGTGAACATGACCGAATGCGTTCCCGTGCCCAGCTCGGAGCACGTCGCCGAAATCGTGGGCAGGCAAG gTTGCAAAATCAAAGCGCTGCGGGCCAAAACCAACACCTACATCAAGACGCCGGTTCGGGGTGAGGAGCCTCTCTTTGTGGTGACGGGCAGGAAGGAAGATGTAGCCATGGCCAGGCGGGAGATCATCTCTGCGGCGGAACACTTCTCCATGATCCGAGCCTCCCGCAACAAAAACACCGTTATGAACGGCTCGGTGCCCAGCCCTCCCAACCTGCCCGGCCAGACCACCATCCAAGTGCGGGTGCCTTACCGGGTGGTGGGTTTGGTGGTGGGACCCAAAGGAGCCACCATCAAGCGCATCCAGCAGCAAACGCACACCTACATCGTCACGCCCAGCCGGGACAAAGAGCCGGTCTTCGAAGTGACGGGCATGCCGGAGAACGTGGACCGTGCCCGCGAGGAGATCGAGGCTCACATCGCTATGCGGACCGGCGGCTTGATCGAACTGATCGACGAGAACGATTTCCACGCCAACGGCACCGATGTGGGCTTCGAGCTGGGCGGAGGGGGCACGGGCAGCCTCTGGAGCAAGCCcacgccccctcctcctcctccgccccctccccctccgcctgcttcctcctcctcctcttcttcctcctcctcctcgtctagCAGCATCACCCCGACGCCGGCCCGCAAGCCTTTCTGCAATTACCGCAACGACAGCTCCAGTTCGCTGGGCAGCACTTCCACGGACTCCTATTACGGCAGCAGCGGAAACAATAGCGCTCGCTTGGCTGATTATAGCCCACCCAGCCCGGCCACCTTGGGCTTCCCACACAACGGCGCCCCCAGCAATGGCTACAACGTCTATGGGGCCCCCGCCGAAGGCCTGGCTTCTCCCGATTGCTGTCCTGCCGAGCTACCTCCTTTCGATTCCCCGCCAGGCTTCGACCTGGCACCAGCTCCTCCCCCACAAGTGATGTGGTCGCAGTACGAGCGCAACACCAGTCTGGCTTCCCCCGCCGCCTTTCCTGGCTCAGTGGCGGCTCCCGCCACCAACCTGGCCTTGTTTGTGAGTGGCGGGCAGAGGCGGGGCGTTCCGCAGGCCCAGCCCCCAGCGCGTCTGTCCCCACCCCTGCACTCCAGTGTGGGAGGTGGGTCGCTGGCAGCCGCCGAGCAGCACCCATTGGCCCGTCGGGTGCGCAGCGATCCCGGCGGCCGCTTCTTAGCCGCCGccgtggctgcagcggcggcggccTCCTGCTGCTcctcgtcttcttcctcctcctcttcctcgtcgtCTTGCTCCTACCCACTCTACGCCAACGGGCTGGGCTGCCACTTGCCCGGTTTGCCCTCGGActgctctccttcctcttcctcctccgcctccagCTCTTCCTCCAGCTCCTCTTGTTCCTCGTCTGGGCTGCGTCGAAAAGGCAGCCGGGACTGCTCGGTTTGCTTTGAGAGCGAGGTCATCGCGGCCCTGGTGCCCTGCGGCCACAACCTCTTCTGCATGGAGTGTGCCAACCGCATCTGTGAGAAGAACCAGCCCCAGTGCCCTGTCTGCCACAGCATTGTGACTCAGGCCATCCGCATCTTCTCCTAA